A section of the Humulus lupulus chromosome 2, drHumLupu1.1, whole genome shotgun sequence genome encodes:
- the LOC133819018 gene encoding uncharacterized protein LOC133819018 produces the protein MDANMKQFQESLVALETDAEHLFLARNQLVETDKLRNGNREALTSLRKRARTTKTSVPSPFESVMREIGASGSRPLVKEVCTTCGSHDSTERTWMMFPGTDVFARIPFHATHSILETDQEHLDFEAKKLHSYVKDKSLMISEKGALADKISPEVLKSLVTLTGKRK, from the exons ATGGATGCGAATATGAAGCAATTTCAAGAAAGTTTAGTTGCGCTTGAGACTGATGCAGAGCATCTCTTTTTAGCCCGAAACCAG CTTGTTGAAACTGATAAGCTAAGGAATGGAAATAGAGAAGCACTTACATCTTTAAGGAAGAGGGCTCGAACTACAAAGACCAGTGTTCCATCCCCCTTTGAGTCAGTAATGAGGGAGATTGGAGCATCTGGATCGAGACCTTTGGTAAAGGAAGTATGCACCACCTGTGGCAGCCATGACTCCACTGAACGCACATGGATGATGTTCCCGGGAACTGATGTCTTTGCAAGGATTCCGTTTCATGCTACTCATTCCATCTTAGAGACAG ATCAAGAACATCTTGACTTTGAAGCCAAGAAACTCCATAGCTATGTGAAGGATAAATCTTTAATGATATCAGAAAAAGGTGCACTTGCGGACAAGATCAGTCCAGAGGTGCTAAAGTCTCTTGTAACTCTGACAGGCAAGAGAAAGTAA